A stretch of the Proteus sp. ZN5 genome encodes the following:
- the ybfF gene encoding esterase, with protein sequence MKLNTLLNYQLHQPETTPASNLPIVLIHGLFGDLNNLGVLGRALRQDNTVIQIDVRNHGHSPHSESMNYQDMAQDVLTLLDSLNISKAIIIGHSMGGKIAMAMTALAPEQIANIVVIDMSPVAYNVRRHDKIFAALEAVTEAQVTRRQDAVEIMRPFIKEDGVIQFLLKSFKNGEWLFNLPAIKNAYSDIIGWQEVPAWHHPVLFIRGGLSPYILDEYRENIARQFPLATAFVVANTGHWVHSEKPDTVIKAIRRFLEKA encoded by the coding sequence ATGAAACTCAATACATTATTAAATTATCAATTACACCAACCTGAAACGACACCGGCATCCAATTTACCTATCGTCTTGATCCACGGCCTTTTTGGGGACCTGAATAATTTAGGCGTTTTAGGTCGCGCGCTTCGCCAAGATAATACTGTGATACAAATTGATGTGCGTAATCATGGACATTCTCCTCATAGTGAAAGTATGAATTATCAAGATATGGCGCAAGATGTACTCACATTGCTTGATAGTTTAAATATCTCAAAAGCCATTATTATTGGCCACTCAATGGGAGGCAAAATTGCGATGGCGATGACAGCCTTAGCCCCTGAGCAAATCGCCAATATTGTTGTGATTGATATGTCACCTGTTGCTTATAACGTTCGCCGTCATGACAAAATCTTTGCTGCACTTGAAGCTGTAACTGAAGCTCAAGTTACACGCCGTCAAGATGCAGTGGAAATCATGCGTCCTTTTATTAAAGAAGATGGTGTGATCCAATTTTTACTCAAATCATTTAAAAATGGTGAGTGGTTATTTAATTTACCGGCAATAAAAAATGCTTATTCAGACATTATTGGCTGGCAAGAAGTGCCTGCTTGGCATCATCCTGTATTATTTATTCGTGGCGGTTTATCACCTTATATTTTAGATGAGTATCGTGAAAACATAGCACGTCAATTTCCTCTCGCGACCGCCTTTGTTGTTGCAAACACGGGGCATTGGGTGCATTCAGAAAAACCAGATACCGTCATTAAGGCAATTCGCCGCTTTTTAGAGAAAGCTTAG
- a CDS encoding DUF817 domain-containing protein: MLKRLDDFLLEPPLKPFKGIKRFIVEFLFFGVKEARSCLFAGFFFFILFATPSKGVFGIPRYDVLLILAIAFQLWMVWGKLETWDELKAICFFHIVGFVMELFKTSAAIGSWKYPDFAYTKLWEVPLFTGFMYSAVGSYLIQAWRFLKVRIEHYPPYWMATLVALAIYINFFSHHFIGDYRWYLTAFILGLYARSVVYFTPYDTERKMPLLLAFVLIGFFIWLAENFGTFFGVWQYPNQIGAWSAVHAGKWGSWSLLVIVTFTIVVHLKHIKHSISVAK; encoded by the coding sequence ATGTTAAAGCGATTGGATGATTTTTTATTAGAGCCACCATTAAAACCCTTTAAAGGTATAAAACGATTTATTGTTGAATTTCTTTTTTTTGGTGTGAAAGAGGCACGTTCTTGTTTATTTGCGGGATTTTTCTTTTTTATTTTATTTGCAACACCAAGTAAAGGTGTCTTTGGTATACCCCGTTATGATGTGCTTCTTATTCTCGCTATCGCTTTTCAATTATGGATGGTGTGGGGAAAGCTAGAAACATGGGATGAATTAAAAGCGATTTGTTTTTTTCATATTGTTGGTTTTGTGATGGAATTATTTAAAACATCAGCAGCAATTGGATCGTGGAAATATCCTGATTTTGCTTACACTAAACTGTGGGAAGTCCCTTTATTTACAGGATTTATGTATTCCGCAGTAGGAAGTTATTTAATTCAAGCATGGCGTTTTTTAAAAGTACGAATTGAGCATTATCCACCTTATTGGATGGCAACTTTGGTTGCGCTCGCTATCTATATTAATTTCTTTTCTCATCACTTTATCGGTGATTATCGTTGGTACTTAACAGCCTTTATTTTAGGTCTTTATGCTCGTAGTGTGGTTTATTTTACACCTTATGATACAGAGCGAAAAATGCCCTTATTACTTGCTTTTGTTCTGATAGGTTTCTTTATTTGGCTTGCTGAGAATTTCGGTACATTTTTTGGTGTTTGGCAATATCCTAACCAAATTGGTGCTTGGTCTGCCGTACATGCAGGCAAATGGGGCTCTTGGTCACTATTGGTTATTGTTACATTTACTATTGTGGTTCATTTAAAACATATTAAACACAGTATCAGTGTGGCTAAGTAG
- a CDS encoding OprD family outer membrane porin: MVMQHAKPGRVALAVMGALLVTALPAKMSHAEGFIDDSTLTGGLFYWQRDRDRKELTPNSPDYGKYKANLHHSTFNANLDFSSGYLGDFIGIDLAAFGAAELNNSGPAAPNEIGFSDAKSRWDEKWTGDRSGMSVYKAAAKFKLGNFWAQGGYIQPKGQSLLRPHWSFLPGTYRGAEAGAVFDFDKSGELSFSYMWTDEYKAPWYRNMYNFRKADLETNISYLHSFGAKYDFKNSLVLEAAFGQADGYIDQYFGKVSYDFPIADNALRTSYQFYGAKDKVTGGGVNDVYDGLAWLQALTFGYTYNVFDFKVEGTWVKAEGNQGYFLQRMTPGWATSNGRLDVWWDGRSDFNANGEKALYAGVMYDLKNWDLSGWAVGTSYVYAWDAKPSGKAIYDQGQRIRESAWNADIMYTVQEGRAKGTLFKLHYTRYDNHSDIPSYEGGFGNIFQDEKDVKFNVIMPFTIF; this comes from the coding sequence ATGGTTATGCAACATGCTAAACCAGGCAGGGTGGCACTTGCCGTTATGGGCGCATTGCTTGTAACTGCACTACCTGCAAAAATGTCTCATGCTGAAGGGTTTATTGATGACTCAACCTTAACTGGCGGTCTTTTTTATTGGCAACGTGACCGTGATAGAAAAGAGTTAACACCAAATAGCCCTGATTACGGCAAATACAAAGCTAACTTACACCATTCTACTTTCAACGCTAATCTAGATTTCTCATCAGGTTACCTTGGTGATTTTATTGGTATTGATTTAGCAGCCTTTGGTGCGGCTGAATTGAATAACAGTGGCCCTGCGGCACCTAACGAAATCGGTTTTAGTGATGCAAAAAGTCGCTGGGATGAAAAATGGACTGGCGATCGCAGTGGCATGAGCGTTTATAAAGCGGCTGCGAAATTCAAATTAGGCAACTTCTGGGCTCAAGGTGGATATATTCAACCTAAAGGCCAAAGCTTATTGCGCCCACACTGGAGCTTCTTACCGGGAACTTACCGCGGAGCTGAAGCGGGTGCTGTCTTTGATTTCGATAAAAGTGGTGAATTATCTTTCTCCTATATGTGGACAGATGAATACAAAGCACCATGGTATCGGAATATGTACAATTTCCGTAAAGCTGATCTAGAAACAAATATCAGCTATCTTCACTCTTTCGGTGCCAAATATGATTTTAAAAACAGCCTAGTGTTAGAAGCTGCATTTGGTCAGGCCGATGGTTATATCGATCAGTATTTCGGTAAAGTTTCTTATGATTTCCCAATTGCTGACAATGCATTAAGAACGTCTTACCAATTCTACGGTGCTAAAGATAAAGTTACCGGTGGTGGCGTTAATGACGTTTATGATGGGCTGGCATGGTTACAAGCACTGACTTTTGGTTATACCTACAATGTATTTGACTTCAAAGTAGAAGGAACGTGGGTTAAAGCGGAAGGTAATCAAGGTTATTTCTTACAACGTATGACTCCGGGCTGGGCAACATCTAATGGTCGCCTTGATGTCTGGTGGGATGGCCGTTCTGATTTTAACGCCAATGGAGAAAAAGCACTTTATGCTGGCGTTATGTACGATCTGAAAAACTGGGATCTGTCAGGCTGGGCAGTAGGTACTTCTTATGTTTACGCATGGGATGCTAAGCCAAGTGGTAAAGCCATTTATGACCAAGGTCAGCGTATCAGAGAAAGTGCATGGAATGCGGATATTATGTATACAGTTCAAGAAGGTCGCGCTAAAGGCACTCTCTTTAAGCTTCACTATACCCGTTATGATAACCACTCTGATATTCCTAGTTATGAAGGCGGTTTTGGTAATATTTTCCAAGATGAAAAAGACGTTAAGTTTAACGTGATAATGCCATTCACTATTTTCTAA
- the fldA gene encoding flavodoxin FldA: MAIIGIFFGSDTGNTENIAKMLQERLGADNAEVHDIAKSSQEDIEAFDILLLGIPTWYYGEAQCDWDDFFPTLEDIDFNGKLVALFGCGDQEDYAEYFCDAMGTIRDIIEPRGAVIVGHWPTEGYHFEASKGLADDNHFIGLAIDEDRQPELTEERVDAWVAQIKEEMSLDEILG; encoded by the coding sequence ATGGCAATCATAGGAATATTCTTCGGCAGTGATACTGGCAACACTGAAAATATTGCCAAAATGCTTCAAGAAAGACTGGGCGCTGATAATGCCGAAGTTCATGATATTGCAAAATCCAGTCAAGAAGACATCGAAGCGTTCGATATTCTGTTACTAGGTATTCCTACTTGGTATTATGGTGAAGCACAGTGTGATTGGGATGACTTTTTCCCAACACTAGAAGATATTGATTTCAATGGTAAGCTTGTTGCACTATTTGGTTGTGGTGACCAAGAGGACTACGCAGAATATTTCTGTGATGCAATGGGTACTATCCGCGATATTATTGAGCCTCGTGGTGCAGTTATTGTAGGACATTGGCCAACAGAAGGTTACCATTTCGAAGCCTCTAAAGGGCTTGCAGATGATAATCATTTTATCGGCCTTGCGATTGATGAAGACCGTCAACCAGAATTAACCGAAGAGCGTGTTGACGCTTGGGTTGCTCAAATCAAAGAAGAAATGAGCCTAGACGAAATTCTGGGATAA
- the nagE gene encoding N-acetylglucosamine-specific PTS transporter subunit IIBC — translation MNILSYLQKIGRALMVPVATLPAAAILMGIGYWIDPVGWGGDNALAALLIKSGAAIIDNMSVLFAIGVAYGMSKDKDGAAALTGFVGFLVVTTLCSPAAVSMIKGLPLEEVPVAFGKINNQFVGILVGVLSAELYNRFSSVELPRALSFFSGRRLVPILTSFLMIIVAFILMYIWPVIYGGLVSFGESIKDMGALGAGIYAFFNRLLIPVGLHHALNSVFWFDVAGINDIPNFLAGQQAIDSGLATVGVTGRYQAGFFPVMMFGLPGAALAIYHCARKENKAKVAGIMIAGAFAAFFTGITEPLEFSFMFVAPVLYVIHAFLMAISVYIAASMEWISGFGFSAGLVDMFLSSRNPLAVHWYMLIVQGIVFFFIYYGIFRFIITKFNLKTPGREDDVIGDETADGYDEDIKTAPANSKEGIQQEARQYIAAIGGSDNLTGIDACITRLRLNVKDATIVNDAYAKRLGASGVIRLNKQSVQVIVGTRAELVANAMRDVLTQGPVAAYEGASPSTVSTEKAPVKQDNANAKVLLEMVAPFDGEVVALKDVPDEAFSSGVVGDGVAIKPTSNIVMAPATGTVVKIFDTNHAFCIETDNGVEIIVHMGIDTVALGGKGFKRLVEEGADVKVGQPILELDLEYLNANAKSMISPVIVSNIDDFDKIAEQVAGAVVGNKTVIYNVLK, via the coding sequence GTGAATATTTTAAGTTATCTGCAGAAGATAGGACGGGCGCTGATGGTGCCTGTTGCTACATTACCTGCAGCAGCAATTCTGATGGGGATTGGCTACTGGATTGACCCAGTAGGCTGGGGTGGCGATAACGCGCTTGCTGCCTTACTTATCAAATCTGGTGCTGCCATCATCGACAATATGTCAGTCTTGTTTGCCATTGGTGTTGCTTATGGTATGTCGAAAGACAAAGACGGTGCTGCCGCTTTAACAGGATTTGTTGGGTTCTTGGTCGTGACAACGCTTTGCTCTCCAGCTGCGGTGTCAATGATCAAAGGCCTACCTTTAGAAGAGGTTCCTGTTGCTTTTGGTAAAATAAATAACCAGTTTGTTGGGATCTTGGTTGGTGTACTTTCTGCCGAGCTTTATAACCGCTTTAGTAGCGTTGAGCTGCCTCGTGCACTGTCATTCTTTAGTGGTCGCCGTTTAGTTCCTATTCTAACCTCGTTTTTAATGATCATCGTCGCCTTTATTCTGATGTATATCTGGCCTGTGATTTATGGCGGATTAGTCAGCTTTGGTGAAAGCATTAAAGATATGGGAGCATTAGGCGCGGGTATCTACGCATTCTTTAACCGTTTATTAATTCCAGTTGGCTTACACCATGCGTTGAACTCTGTATTCTGGTTTGACGTTGCAGGCATTAACGATATTCCTAACTTCCTAGCAGGTCAGCAAGCTATCGATTCAGGCTTAGCAACTGTGGGTGTAACCGGTCGTTATCAAGCTGGTTTCTTCCCAGTAATGATGTTTGGTTTACCGGGGGCGGCTCTTGCGATCTATCACTGTGCTCGTAAAGAGAACAAAGCAAAAGTTGCTGGTATCATGATTGCAGGTGCATTTGCTGCCTTCTTCACAGGTATTACTGAACCGCTTGAATTCTCCTTTATGTTCGTGGCACCTGTGCTCTATGTTATTCACGCATTCTTAATGGCGATTTCTGTTTATATCGCAGCAAGCATGGAGTGGATTTCAGGATTCGGCTTTAGTGCAGGTTTAGTGGATATGTTCTTATCTTCACGTAACCCACTTGCTGTTCATTGGTACATGCTGATTGTTCAAGGTATTGTTTTCTTCTTTATTTATTACGGTATTTTCCGTTTCATTATCACCAAATTCAACTTGAAAACTCCGGGTCGTGAAGATGATGTGATTGGTGATGAAACTGCTGATGGTTATGATGAAGATATCAAAACAGCGCCAGCAAATAGTAAAGAAGGCATTCAACAAGAAGCTCGCCAATATATCGCAGCTATCGGTGGTTCTGATAACTTAACCGGTATTGATGCTTGTATTACCCGTTTACGCTTAAATGTAAAAGATGCCACGATTGTTAATGATGCTTATGCAAAACGCTTAGGTGCATCCGGTGTTATTCGATTAAACAAACAAAGTGTTCAAGTAATTGTAGGTACACGCGCAGAACTTGTGGCTAACGCAATGCGTGATGTATTAACACAAGGCCCAGTTGCTGCTTATGAAGGTGCATCTCCTTCAACAGTATCGACTGAAAAGGCACCTGTAAAACAAGATAACGCAAATGCAAAAGTGTTACTTGAAATGGTCGCGCCTTTTGATGGTGAAGTCGTAGCATTGAAAGATGTGCCTGATGAAGCGTTCTCTAGCGGTGTCGTTGGCGATGGTGTAGCAATCAAACCAACCTCTAATATCGTGATGGCGCCTGCGACAGGTACTGTTGTTAAGATTTTTGATACTAACCATGCATTTTGTATTGAGACTGACAATGGTGTCGAAATCATTGTGCATATGGGAATTGATACCGTTGCATTAGGTGGCAAAGGCTTTAAGCGTTTAGTTGAAGAAGGTGCAGACGTTAAAGTCGGTCAACCTATCTTAGAATTAGATCTTGAATATCTGAATGCTAATGCCAAATCGATGATAAGCCCTGTCATTGTTAGCAATATTGATGATTTTGATAAGATTGCTGAACAAGTTGCTGGTGCTGTGGTCGGAAATAAAACGGTTATCTACAACGTGTTAAAATAA
- the glnS gene encoding glutamine--tRNA ligase, with protein sequence MNEADARPTNFIRQIIDEDLATGKHKSVQTRFPPEPNGYLHIGHAKSICLNFGIAKDYQGKCNLRFDDTNPVKEDIEYINSIQKDVQWLGFQWEGSIHYSSDYFDQLYQYAIELINKGLAYVDELSAEEIREYRGTLKEPGKNSPYRSRSVEENLALFEKMRAGGFEEGKACLRAKIDMASPFIVMRDPVLYRIKFAEHHQTGNKWCIYPMYDFTHCISDALENITHSLCTLEFQDNRRLYDWVLDNITIPCHPRQYEFSRLNLEYTVMSKRKLNQLVTENIVNGWDDPRMPTISGLRRRGYTAESIREFCLRIGVTKQENNVEMAALESCIRDDLNENAPRAMAVIDPVRLVIENMPEGEEILVAPNHPNKPEMGTREVPFSREIYIDRADFKEEANRQYKRLVLGKEVRLRNAYVIKAERVEKDEQGEITTIYCTYDAETLNKDPADGRKVKGVIHWVSIPHAIPAEIRLYDRLFSVPNPAAEDDFLSTINPESLVIREGFVERSLKDAAIEKAYQFEREGYFCADKLSTADKLVFNRTVGLRDTWAKISQQG encoded by the coding sequence ATGAATGAGGCAGATGCCCGCCCAACGAACTTTATTCGTCAAATTATTGACGAAGATCTGGCTACTGGGAAACATAAGAGCGTTCAAACGCGTTTCCCACCTGAACCTAATGGCTATCTTCATATCGGCCATGCGAAATCAATTTGCCTGAATTTTGGTATTGCTAAAGATTATCAGGGAAAATGTAATCTACGTTTTGATGATACCAATCCAGTAAAAGAAGATATTGAGTACATCAACTCAATTCAAAAAGATGTTCAGTGGTTAGGTTTCCAATGGGAAGGTAGCATTCATTACTCCTCAGATTATTTTGATCAACTTTATCAATATGCGATTGAGCTGATTAATAAAGGCTTAGCTTACGTTGATGAGTTAAGCGCTGAAGAAATTCGTGAATACCGCGGTACATTAAAAGAGCCAGGTAAAAATAGCCCTTATCGCTCACGTAGCGTAGAAGAGAACTTAGCGCTGTTTGAAAAAATGCGTGCTGGTGGCTTTGAAGAAGGTAAAGCGTGTTTACGTGCAAAAATTGATATGGCTTCACCATTTATTGTTATGCGTGATCCTGTGCTTTATCGTATTAAATTCGCTGAACACCACCAAACTGGAAACAAATGGTGCATTTATCCAATGTATGATTTTACCCACTGTATCTCTGATGCACTGGAAAATATCACACATTCTTTATGTACTTTAGAATTCCAAGATAACCGCCGTTTATATGATTGGGTGCTGGATAATATCACTATTCCTTGTCATCCTCGTCAATATGAATTCTCACGTCTTAACCTTGAATACACAGTGATGTCAAAACGTAAGCTGAATCAGCTTGTGACAGAAAATATTGTGAATGGTTGGGATGATCCTCGTATGCCAACAATTTCAGGCTTACGTCGTCGTGGTTATACCGCAGAATCTATCCGTGAATTTTGTCTACGTATTGGTGTGACGAAACAAGAAAACAATGTCGAAATGGCAGCTCTGGAATCTTGTATTCGTGATGACTTAAACGAAAATGCACCACGTGCAATGGCAGTTATCGATCCTGTTCGTTTAGTGATTGAGAATATGCCTGAAGGCGAAGAGATCCTTGTTGCGCCAAATCACCCGAATAAACCAGAAATGGGAACGCGTGAAGTGCCATTTAGCCGTGAGATCTATATTGATCGCGCTGACTTCAAAGAAGAAGCAAATCGTCAATATAAACGTCTGGTGCTAGGTAAAGAAGTACGTTTACGTAATGCTTATGTTATTAAAGCGGAACGTGTTGAAAAAGACGAACAAGGCGAAATTACGACCATTTATTGTACCTATGATGCAGAGACTTTAAATAAAGATCCTGCTGATGGACGTAAAGTAAAAGGCGTTATTCACTGGGTAAGCATTCCACATGCTATTCCTGCTGAAATCCGTCTTTATGACCGTCTGTTTAGCGTACCAAACCCAGCGGCAGAAGATGATTTCTTATCAACAATTAACCCAGAATCATTAGTTATTCGTGAAGGTTTTGTTGAACGTAGCTTAAAAGATGCGGCTATCGAGAAAGCGTATCAATTTGAGCGTGAAGGCTACTTCTGTGCTGATAAACTTTCAACAGCGGATAAACTTGTGTTTAACCGTACTGTGGGCTTACGTGACACTTGGGCGAAGATTTCTCAACAAGGTTAA
- the fur gene encoding ferric iron uptake transcriptional regulator — MTDNNKALKNAGLKVTLPRLKILEVLQDPECHHVSAEDLYKKLIDIGEEIGLATVYRVLNQFDDAGIVTRHNFEGGKSVFELTQQHHHDHLICLDCGKVIEFTDDAIELRQRNIAERHGIKLSNHSLYLYGHCAEGNCKEDSHAHDEK; from the coding sequence ATGACCGACAATAATAAAGCGTTAAAAAATGCTGGGTTAAAAGTTACACTTCCTCGCTTAAAGATCTTGGAAGTGCTCCAGGATCCTGAGTGCCATCATGTCAGCGCTGAAGATCTCTACAAAAAACTCATCGATATCGGTGAAGAGATTGGTCTGGCAACCGTGTATCGCGTCTTAAACCAATTTGACGATGCTGGTATTGTTACCCGACATAATTTTGAAGGTGGTAAATCAGTATTTGAATTAACTCAACAACACCATCATGACCATTTAATTTGTCTTGATTGTGGTAAAGTTATCGAGTTTACAGACGATGCAATTGAATTACGCCAAAGAAACATCGCTGAACGTCATGGTATCAAGCTTTCCAATCATAGCCTTTATTTATATGGCCACTGCGCTGAAGGCAATTGCAAAGAAGATAGCCATGCACATGATGAGAAATAA
- the ybfE gene encoding LexA regulated protein has translation MAKEQTDRTTLDLFADERRPGRPKTNPLSRDEQLRINKRNQLRRDRVNGLRRVELKLNEDAVNALNELATERNVSRSELIEEILLEQLAHNHALKMHQNKNS, from the coding sequence ATGGCAAAAGAACAAACTGATCGCACCACACTGGATTTGTTCGCAGATGAACGCAGACCTGGGCGACCTAAAACAAACCCGCTTTCTCGGGATGAACAGCTTAGAATTAATAAACGCAATCAATTAAGACGTGACAGAGTTAATGGCTTACGTCGAGTTGAGTTAAAATTAAATGAAGATGCTGTGAATGCTCTCAATGAGTTGGCGACAGAAAGAAACGTCAGTCGTAGTGAGCTTATTGAAGAAATATTACTAGAGCAATTGGCGCATAATCACGCCTTAAAAATGCATCAAAACAAGAATAGCTAG
- the nagA gene encoding N-acetylglucosamine-6-phosphate deacetylase — protein MFALTNAVIYTGYDRLENHAIIINGSRIKQVCPQDQLPKDITVRDMKGAIVSPGFIDLQVNGCGGVQFNDTPENVTVETLEIMQKANERLGCTSYLPTLITCSDELMKIGIEATRAYMKKHENKVLGLHLEGPYINVIKKGTHDPQFIRQPSAQMISYLCDNADVIAKITLAPEMVDEKYVRQLIKAGIIVSAGHSNSTYEEARKGFRNGISLSTHLYNAMPYITGRGPGLVGAIYDTPEVYAGIIADGLHVSWANIRNSKRLKGEKLLLVTDATAPAGLDPSKNEMDSFVFAGKTIYYRNGLCVDADGTLSGSSLTMIGAIKNSVIHVGIPLDETLRMATLYPARAIGMEKELGTIEAGKIANLASFDKDFNLCATFVNGIEITE, from the coding sequence ATGTTTGCCTTAACAAATGCTGTTATTTATACAGGTTACGACCGTTTAGAAAACCACGCCATTATTATTAACGGCTCCCGTATTAAGCAGGTTTGCCCACAGGATCAACTGCCAAAAGATATCACTGTTCGTGATATGAAAGGTGCAATTGTCTCTCCCGGTTTTATTGATTTACAGGTAAATGGTTGTGGTGGTGTGCAATTTAATGACACACCTGAAAATGTCACTGTTGAAACGTTAGAAATTATGCAAAAAGCGAATGAACGCTTAGGTTGCACTAGCTATTTACCAACGTTAATTACCTGTTCTGATGAATTGATGAAAATAGGCATTGAAGCAACACGTGCTTATATGAAGAAACATGAAAATAAAGTGTTGGGATTACATTTAGAAGGCCCATATATCAATGTGATTAAAAAAGGGACCCACGATCCACAATTTATTCGTCAACCAAGTGCTCAGATGATTAGCTATTTGTGCGATAACGCTGATGTCATCGCCAAAATAACCCTTGCACCAGAAATGGTTGATGAAAAGTATGTTCGTCAATTAATCAAAGCAGGTATCATTGTTTCTGCCGGTCATTCTAATTCAACTTATGAAGAAGCTCGTAAAGGATTCCGTAATGGTATCTCATTATCGACTCACCTTTACAACGCAATGCCTTATATTACAGGCAGAGGCCCAGGGCTTGTAGGTGCTATTTATGATACACCTGAAGTTTATGCTGGTATCATTGCTGATGGTTTACATGTTTCATGGGCAAATATTCGTAACAGTAAGCGTTTGAAAGGTGAAAAATTACTTTTAGTCACAGACGCTACTGCGCCAGCGGGGCTTGATCCTAGCAAAAATGAGATGGATAGCTTCGTTTTTGCTGGTAAAACCATATATTATCGTAATGGCCTTTGTGTCGATGCAGATGGCACATTAAGTGGATCATCACTAACCATGATTGGTGCAATTAAAAATAGCGTGATCCATGTAGGTATTCCATTAGATGAAACATTACGGATGGCAACACTGTATCCTGCTCGTGCAATTGGAATGGAAAAAGAATTGGGAACAATTGAAGCTGGAAAAATTGCTAATCTCGCTTCTTTTGATAAGGACTTCAACCTTTGTGCAACGTTTGTCAATGGTATCGAAATAACTGAATAA
- the nagB gene encoding glucosamine-6-phosphate deaminase, whose product MRLIPLSTAKQVGKWSANYIVEKINAFNPTAERPFVLGLPTGGTPLATYKELIELHRAGKVSFQHVVTFNMDEYVGIPSDHSQSYRTFMYENFFNHIDIKDKNINLLNGNAEDPQAECERYEAKIKSYGKINLFMGGVGNDGHIAFNEPASSLSSRTRMKTLTEDTRLANSRFFDNNVNHVPKYALTVGVGTLLDAEELMILATGFNKAQAVHAATEGAVNHLWTISCVQLHPKAILVCDDPATMELRVKTLRYFQQIEAQECQKYQD is encoded by the coding sequence ATGAGGTTAATCCCCCTATCCACGGCAAAACAAGTTGGTAAGTGGTCTGCAAATTACATCGTTGAGAAAATCAACGCGTTTAATCCAACTGCAGAGCGCCCTTTCGTACTTGGTTTACCGACTGGTGGCACGCCATTGGCGACATATAAAGAGTTAATTGAATTACATCGTGCAGGAAAAGTCAGCTTCCAACACGTTGTGACGTTCAATATGGATGAATATGTTGGTATTCCATCAGATCATTCACAAAGCTATCGTACTTTTATGTACGAAAACTTTTTTAATCATATTGATATTAAAGATAAAAATATCAATTTATTAAATGGTAATGCTGAAGATCCACAAGCAGAATGCGAACGCTATGAAGCTAAAATCAAGTCTTATGGCAAAATCAATCTGTTTATGGGCGGTGTAGGTAACGACGGTCACATTGCATTTAATGAACCTGCGTCATCACTCTCTTCACGCACTCGAATGAAAACGCTAACTGAAGATACACGCTTAGCAAATTCACGTTTCTTCGACAATAATGTTAATCATGTTCCTAAATATGCACTGACAGTTGGTGTAGGCACATTATTAGATGCTGAAGAATTAATGATTTTGGCAACCGGTTTTAATAAAGCGCAAGCAGTACATGCTGCAACAGAAGGCGCTGTTAACCATTTATGGACGATTTCCTGTGTTCAACTTCACCCTAAAGCAATTTTAGTGTGTGATGATCCTGCAACAATGGAATTACGTGTAAAAACATTGCGTTATTTCCAACAGATTGAAGCGCAAGAGTGTCAGAAATACCAAGACTAA